A region of the Arenibacter antarcticus genome:
TGTAGAGTATCTCCCTTTCATTGCTAAAATCGCCTTTCTTTTTTTCCTTGTCCACCACTGCTGGCAGGCTGGTGTTGCTTGAATTTGGCAGATAGCTATCTAGGGAGGCAAGGGTGATATTTCTGCTTGACTCCAATACCGAAATTTGTTCGGCAATATTTCTCAATTGTCGGATGTTGCCTGGCCAACGGTATTTTAATAGCAATTGTACCGCATCATCTTCCAGCCTAATAGTAGGCATTTTATATTTTTGACCAAAATCGGAGGCGAATTTGCGGAACAATAAATGAATGTCGTCTTTTCGCTCCCTTAGTGGGGGGATATTAATTTCAACGGTACTTAATCGATAATAGAGGTCTTCCCGGAATTTTTCTTTTTTAATTGCCTCGAACATATTGATATTGGTCGCGGCAACTATTCTTGCGTCCGTTTTTTGTACCTGAGAGGAGCCCACTTTTAAGAATTCCCCATTTTCCAATACCCTTAGCAATCGGACTTGTGTAGTTAACGGCAGTTCACCCACTTCATCCAAAAAAATGGTGCCGCCATCGGCCACTTCAAAATAACCGCTCCTGTTAGATGTAGCACCCGTAAAAGCTCCCTTTTCATGTCCAAAAAGCTCACTGTCTATAGTGCCTTCTGGAATGGCACCACAGTTTACCGCTATATATTTAGCGTGTTTTCTATGGGAAAGGGAATGAATTATCTTAGGAATAGCCTCTTTTCCCACTCCGCTTTCCCCAGTTACCAATACTGAAATATCGGTCGGGGCAACTTGAATAGCTTTTTCTATGGCGCGATTTAGTTTAACATCGTTGCCAATAATTTCAAATCGTTGTTTGGTCGATTGGATCGATTCCATATTTTTAATTATTATGAGAATAACCTACAGGTACACCCAATAGTGTTCCCGAGGTGCAATCCGTGATTTTAACATTTACAAAATCTCCAATTTTATAATTTTCCTTGGGGAAAACTACGACAGAACTTTGGGAATTCCTTCCCATCCAATCTTGCTCCGATTTCTTGGAGTTTCCTTCTATCAGTACTTCTACAGTCTTTCCAATCTTTTGCTTACTTCTGTAATGACCGTGTTCGCGCTGTAAGGCAATGATTTCTGCAAGTCTTCGTTTTTTAGTTTCTTCGGGTACATCGTCTACCAAATTTTTTGCCGCGGCGGTTCCCGGTCTTTCAGAATACGAGTACATATAGCCAAATTCGTATTTGATCTCTCTCATTAACGATAGGGTGTCCTGATGGTCCTCTTCGGTCTCTGTTGGGAAGCCAGATATCATATCTTGGGATATGGAGCAATCCGGTATAATCTCCAAGATATTTTTCACCAATTCCAAATATTCCTCACGGGTATGCAACCTGTTCATCTCCCTAAGGATTCGGTTACTGCCGCTTTGGACGGGAAGGTGTATGTAGTTACAGACATTCTCGTATTTTGCAACCACTTTAACTACCT
Encoded here:
- a CDS encoding sigma-54-dependent Fis family transcriptional regulator: MESIQSTKQRFEIIGNDVKLNRAIEKAIQVAPTDISVLVTGESGVGKEAIPKIIHSLSHRKHAKYIAVNCGAIPEGTIDSELFGHEKGAFTGATSNRSGYFEVADGGTIFLDEVGELPLTTQVRLLRVLENGEFLKVGSSQVQKTDARIVAATNINMFEAIKKEKFREDLYYRLSTVEINIPPLRERKDDIHLLFRKFASDFGQKYKMPTIRLEDDAVQLLLKYRWPGNIRQLRNIAEQISVLESSRNITLASLDSYLPNSSNTSLPAVVDKEKKKGDFSNEREILYKVLFDMKGDLNDLKKLTLELLKHNDTEKVQEENENLIRKIYGKEEEIYTEEEEEMASKILELPESYAEKPKNTTTTEDKYYFAEEIEEEETLSLQDKEIELIKKSLERNKGKRKAASAELGISERTLYRKIKQYDL